A single genomic interval of Bos indicus isolate NIAB-ARS_2022 breed Sahiwal x Tharparkar chromosome 5, NIAB-ARS_B.indTharparkar_mat_pri_1.0, whole genome shotgun sequence harbors:
- the LOC139183146 gene encoding endogenous retrovirus group K member 25 Env polyprotein-like has protein sequence MALSLQMEKKSGFPFAMSITKKDPKTRLPWQVMKLTRRVSSMTLKEPVKKRHCLNPYLMWAQVKNMTRQAEQTLKNTGTPMTPDKLFLAMLTVLSCSSGVSVEYIYWTYIPNPPLLSIVDWVDKAPMVFTNDSLHFPAPWSTQGSIHEEDEGKEINVSIGFKTLPICLGVHSLCMTIFTQWWAYSVHNVSAYSIGIFATASFLLNGSERHYPGQIANYTDSLFQPAELICDAVSWRKKQSVQPLYWSNCWEQFKKVSIKQQNQFIFKFMDWGPHGLFVNCSEEQEKNHSYSWYHRVNTWGFCKSNIGF, from the coding sequence ATGGCCTTGTCGTTGCAGATGGAGAAGAAATCTGGGTTTCCCTTCGCCATGTCCATTACCAAGAAGGACCCCAAGACCAGACTCCCTTGGCAAGTGATGAAGCTGACGCGAAGGGTCTCGTCAATGACCTTGAAGGAGCCAGTGAAGAAACGCCATTGTCTGAATCCTTACCTGATGTGGGCTCAAGTGAAAAACATGACTCGTCAGGCTGAGCAAACACTGAAGAACACTGGAACTCCTATGACTCCAGATAAGCTCTTTCTGGCAATGTTAACTGTTCTTTCCTGTTCCTCTGGGGTAAGTGTGGAATATATTTATTGGACATATATACCTAATCCACCTTTGTTATCCATAGTGGATTGGGTTGACAAAGCCCCTATGGTATTCACCAATGATAGTCTGCACTTCCCTGCCCCATGGTCAACGCAGGGGTCAATCCATGAAGAAGATGAAGGAAAAGAGATAAATGTTTCAATTGGATTCAAGACACTACCTATATGCCTTGGAGTTCACTCTTTGTGCATGACTATATTCACACAATGGTGGGCTTACTCTGTGCACAATGTTTCTGCCTACAGTATAGGAATCTTTGCAACTGCATCCTTCCTCTTAAATGGTTCTGAAAGACATTATCCTGGACAAATAGCTAACTATACTGACTCACTTTTCCAGCCTGCAGAACTAATATGTGATGCTGTATCTTGGAGAAAGAAACAATCAGTTCAACCACTATATTGGTCTAACTGCTGGGAACAGTTCAAGAAGGTTTCTATCAAACAACAAAATCAGTTCATATTCAAATTCATGGATTGGGGGCCCCATGGGTTATTTGTGAATTGCTCTGAGgagcaagaaaaaaatcatagctatTCGTGGTATCATAGAGTCAACACGTGGGGATTCTGTAAGTCCAATATTGGCTTTTGA